From one Paractinoplanes brasiliensis genomic stretch:
- the eccCb gene encoding type VII secretion protein EccCb — MSAWTTSLLYQARTLLPRGALELACHAAVPAVLDPGFLHLLRINFFLDPPLVLSHEVEASLLHSPLFHETGDGLYEVDPQLRRRLLAGLDAAYGLDRLKKVALLLEQYTNTADPWQPRELEYAQRLTALSMIDPARAADWLAGAQQSRTGQETLGQEWFVAMRERLAQPETLASEFALLRSQVLHPQPTRPETVSALGELALLPGADLDEVLPTLVLLAHSNALAAEIVATLRALFPSEPAPAEVVDGGPTLLDLLGLDPSERDDLRLVSRWRSGRDFLRVPIGVSADGEPVLFDLKGPAQEGMGPHGLLVGATGSGKSELLRTLVTALAVTHPPDQVNFLLVDPYGGSGFAPFESLPHTAAVITDLRDEPGMIERLSDAISGELVRRQDLLRRSGDLATVREYEQARPADAEPVPTLLIIVDEFSALLAAVPSFIDLLLQVLRLGRSLGVHLLLAGQGVAEGRLRGLETHLSYRLGLRMFSAAESRVVLGVPDAYELPLAPGHGYLKYSGDTLVRFKAAYVSGDRPSMLESVVDSLRGYGWPARRIWLPPLDGSPALDELGGPVVADPVRGLRFADADQDEFRGVPIALVDMPFEQQQDVLWLRLGSGSGHNVVIVGEAWSGKSTTLRALVCGLALTRTPEEAQVYCLGLDGDLLSPLRVLPHVGAVTGSAEPATVRRVIDLVDSLLRRREQMSGSLGAAAGDPSDVYLLVDGWDTVRSDFPDLELTVKKFARRGSAHGIHVMVTATSWAVISPGLADTFEVKLELRLDDPAQSTIDRHAASTVMPRPGHGITTGGTTSRGRHLVTARPELTTMDEARLIESIAKNWRGKRAPQVPSLPRHIPYEACEPDTGLRLPIGVAEDTLEPVSLDFRSDPHVTVSGDDGSGKSTFLRALATTITRQLAPDDVRIAVVDYRRSLLGAVPSDYLYGFAETAEATAELVAHIAQEMRERLPGRDVTAEQLRRRSWWAGPEMFVLVDDYELVTGDTGPLAALRELVSHGHDIGMHLAITRSPADTNPIIHDPVLSVLDEMSSPTLLLSRWPEPSGNGSPPGRARLTTRRMDNRVIQLYDLPRAS; from the coding sequence GCACGGACGCTGCTGCCCCGCGGCGCACTGGAACTGGCCTGTCACGCAGCCGTTCCCGCCGTGCTCGACCCCGGCTTCCTGCACCTGCTGCGGATCAACTTCTTCCTCGACCCGCCGCTCGTGCTGAGCCACGAGGTGGAGGCTTCGCTGCTCCACTCGCCACTGTTCCACGAGACGGGCGACGGCCTGTACGAGGTCGACCCGCAGCTGCGCCGCCGGTTGCTGGCCGGGCTCGACGCCGCGTACGGGCTGGACCGCCTGAAAAAGGTGGCGCTGCTGCTGGAGCAGTACACGAACACGGCCGACCCGTGGCAGCCGCGCGAACTCGAATACGCGCAGCGGCTGACCGCCCTCAGCATGATCGACCCGGCCCGCGCCGCCGACTGGCTGGCCGGGGCGCAACAGAGCCGGACCGGGCAGGAAACGCTCGGCCAGGAGTGGTTCGTCGCCATGCGCGAACGCCTCGCCCAGCCGGAAACCCTCGCCTCGGAGTTCGCGCTGCTGCGTAGCCAGGTCCTGCACCCCCAGCCGACCCGGCCCGAGACAGTGAGCGCGCTCGGCGAGCTGGCCCTGCTGCCCGGCGCCGACCTGGACGAGGTCCTGCCAACGCTCGTCCTTCTGGCACACAGCAACGCCCTGGCCGCGGAGATCGTCGCGACGCTGCGGGCCCTCTTCCCGTCCGAGCCGGCCCCCGCCGAAGTGGTGGACGGCGGGCCGACGCTGCTCGACCTGCTCGGCCTGGACCCGTCGGAGCGTGACGACCTGCGCCTGGTCAGCCGGTGGAGGTCGGGCCGGGACTTCCTGCGCGTGCCGATCGGGGTCTCCGCCGACGGCGAGCCGGTGCTGTTCGACCTCAAGGGACCGGCTCAGGAGGGGATGGGGCCGCACGGCCTCCTCGTCGGGGCCACCGGCAGCGGCAAGTCGGAACTGCTGCGCACGCTGGTGACCGCCCTGGCCGTCACGCACCCGCCCGACCAGGTCAACTTCCTGCTTGTCGACCCGTACGGGGGTTCCGGGTTCGCGCCGTTCGAGAGCCTGCCGCACACGGCCGCCGTCATCACCGATCTGCGGGACGAGCCGGGGATGATCGAACGGCTCTCCGACGCGATCAGCGGGGAGCTGGTCCGCCGGCAGGATCTGCTGCGCCGGTCCGGCGACCTCGCCACCGTCCGCGAGTACGAGCAGGCCCGCCCCGCCGATGCCGAACCGGTCCCGACGCTGCTGATCATCGTGGACGAGTTCAGCGCGTTGCTCGCGGCGGTGCCGAGCTTCATCGATCTTCTCCTCCAGGTCTTGCGGCTGGGCCGTTCGCTGGGCGTGCACCTGCTGCTGGCCGGCCAGGGGGTCGCGGAGGGCCGCCTGCGCGGCCTGGAGACGCACCTGTCGTACCGGCTGGGCCTGCGAATGTTCTCGGCGGCGGAGTCACGGGTCGTTCTCGGCGTGCCCGACGCGTACGAGCTGCCCTTGGCGCCCGGACACGGCTACCTGAAGTACTCCGGTGACACCCTGGTGCGATTCAAGGCCGCTTACGTCTCCGGGGACAGGCCCAGCATGCTCGAATCCGTTGTGGACAGCCTCCGGGGTTACGGCTGGCCCGCGCGCCGGATCTGGTTGCCTCCACTCGACGGGTCGCCGGCGCTCGACGAGCTGGGCGGCCCGGTCGTGGCCGATCCCGTACGCGGTCTCCGGTTCGCCGACGCCGATCAGGACGAGTTCCGGGGCGTGCCGATAGCGCTGGTGGACATGCCGTTCGAGCAACAACAGGACGTGCTGTGGCTGCGGCTGGGCTCAGGATCCGGGCACAACGTCGTGATAGTGGGTGAGGCCTGGTCCGGCAAGTCCACCACCCTGCGGGCGCTCGTCTGCGGGCTCGCCCTGACCCGGACACCGGAGGAAGCCCAGGTCTATTGCCTCGGTCTCGACGGGGACTTGCTGTCACCCCTGCGCGTCCTGCCCCACGTCGGCGCCGTGACCGGATCGGCCGAGCCGGCAACGGTGCGGCGGGTGATCGATCTGGTCGACAGCCTGCTCCGCCGTCGCGAGCAGATGTCCGGCTCGCTCGGGGCGGCAGCCGGGGACCCCTCGGATGTGTACCTCCTCGTCGACGGCTGGGACACCGTTCGCAGCGACTTCCCGGATCTCGAGCTGACCGTCAAGAAGTTCGCGAGGCGCGGCTCCGCGCACGGAATCCATGTAATGGTCACCGCGACAAGCTGGGCGGTGATCTCGCCGGGCCTGGCGGACACGTTCGAGGTCAAGCTGGAACTGCGGTTGGACGATCCGGCGCAGTCCACGATCGACCGTCACGCGGCGAGCACCGTCATGCCTCGTCCTGGTCACGGCATCACGACCGGGGGAACGACAAGCCGGGGGCGTCACCTGGTGACCGCACGGCCGGAGCTGACCACCATGGACGAGGCCCGGCTGATCGAGTCGATCGCCAAGAACTGGCGCGGGAAGCGGGCGCCGCAGGTTCCCTCCCTGCCGCGCCACATCCCGTACGAGGCCTGCGAACCGGACACCGGCTTGCGGCTGCCGATCGGGGTCGCCGAGGACACCCTGGAGCCGGTGAGCCTGGACTTCCGGTCGGACCCGCATGTGACGGTGAGCGGTGACGACGGCAGTGGCAAGTCCACGTTCCTGCGTGCCCTGGCCACGACGATCACCCGGCAGCTCGCACCGGACGATGTTCGGATCGCCGTCGTCGACTACCGGCGTTCCCTGCTCGGCGCTGTGCCGTCCGACTATCTCTACGGCTTTGCCGAGACCGCCGAGGCGACCGCCGAACTGGTCGCGCACATCGCTCAGGAAATGCGGGAGCGCCTGCCGGGACGCGACGTGACCGCCGAGCAGTTGCGCCGCCGTTCCTGGTGGGCCGGCCCGGAGATGTTCGTCCTGGTCGACGACTACGAACTCGTCACGGGTGACACTGGGCCGCTCGCGGCGCTGCGCGAGCTCGTGTCTCACGGTCATGACATCGGAATGCACCTGGCGATCACCCGTAGCCCGGCCGACACCAACCCCATCATTCACGATCCAGTTCTGTCGGTGCTGGACGAGATGTCGTCGCCCACCCTGCTTCTGTCCAGGTGGCCCGAACCGTCCGGAAACGGCTCGCCGCCGGGCCGAGCCCGGCTGACCACCCGGCGCATGGACAACCGCGTCATTCAGCTGTACGACCTGCCTCGCGCTTCCTGA
- a CDS encoding effector-associated domain EAD1-containing protein — protein sequence MPIDGDSARLLSEALLDSFLPDRLDQMLFYRLGKHRHRITMKPDYESVVFDLIMAADSEGWLDRLVLAARQSRPSEPRLFEVAQRRRPTIESGGLESILNIRAPAVEPAKFRAALAAAEAQVCLLARRTATGSVPLGTGFLVGPDLCLTSHHVVGGLFTGELRGADIELSFDHGETLHRLAGDWQVAAAPPSAFEELPGPSDQVPAPGELDFAVLRLAGELGSQPVGAKPEPGAESRGWIERLAPGPLRAGDDLLVLQHIQGKPMRLTLGQVLDVNPNGTRLRHTANTDGGSSGSPCFTLAMELAAIHQAGDPGRSKWHVPDHNRAVPAAAVFSRWRSS from the coding sequence ATGCCCATCGACGGTGACAGCGCCCGGCTCCTGAGCGAGGCCTTGCTGGACAGCTTCCTGCCCGACCGGCTCGACCAGATGCTCTTCTACCGCCTCGGCAAACACCGCCACCGCATCACGATGAAACCCGACTACGAGTCCGTCGTGTTCGACCTGATCATGGCGGCCGACTCGGAGGGCTGGCTCGACCGGCTGGTGCTGGCCGCCCGGCAGTCGCGGCCGTCCGAGCCCCGGCTCTTCGAGGTGGCCCAGCGCCGGCGCCCGACGATCGAGTCGGGCGGGCTCGAGAGCATCCTCAACATCCGCGCGCCCGCTGTCGAACCGGCCAAGTTCCGGGCCGCCCTGGCCGCCGCCGAGGCGCAGGTGTGCCTGCTCGCCCGCCGTACGGCCACCGGCTCCGTGCCACTGGGCACAGGTTTCCTCGTCGGTCCCGACCTGTGCCTGACCAGCCACCACGTCGTCGGTGGACTGTTCACCGGCGAGCTGCGCGGCGCCGACATCGAGCTGAGCTTCGACCACGGGGAAACCCTGCATCGGCTGGCCGGCGATTGGCAGGTCGCCGCCGCGCCGCCCAGCGCGTTCGAGGAACTGCCCGGCCCGTCCGACCAGGTCCCCGCCCCCGGTGAGCTCGACTTCGCGGTGCTGCGCCTGGCCGGCGAGCTGGGCAGCCAGCCGGTGGGGGCGAAACCCGAGCCCGGAGCCGAGAGCCGCGGCTGGATCGAACGCCTGGCCCCCGGCCCGCTCCGCGCCGGCGACGACCTGCTCGTGCTGCAACACATCCAGGGCAAACCGATGCGGCTCACGCTCGGCCAGGTGCTCGACGTGAACCCGAACGGCACTCGCCTGCGCCACACCGCCAACACGGACGGCGGCTCATCGGGCTCACCCTGTTTCACACTCGCCATGGAACTGGCCGCCATCCACCAGGCAGGCGACCCCGGCCGATCGAAATGGCACGTGCCCGACCACAACCGAGCCGTCCCCGCCGCGGCGGTGTTCAGCAGGTGGCGATCGTCATGA
- a CDS encoding SEC-C metal-binding domain-containing protein, producing MAFKTELTSEDLSEIRQSALGAADPLGIAADLADAAEAGRLADKDDAGYALALAAEIAESRTKLDAALRYVERAVEAYGERDDSQAGGAKALRARILFRLGRADEAMASLEPLRPLLTQYPDAAAYITAALGAGQEHRLAEKWLTEAVQDALAASGSTTEPSSAEDAGVLFFLLQQRHRLRHALGLQHDTHDNLAERLETRLANAGAASNDQVDLLFFRQPEFDRLLSELPALTSAFGADWDEHRAILERELVRLTNTGRTGLTVLPATVVGLTGFAGADGDVADARTRSGYAQQLAGREGQIPWPPERNAACWCGSGNKYKKCCLPRSR from the coding sequence GTGGCTTTCAAAACTGAGCTGACCAGCGAAGACCTTAGTGAGATCCGGCAGTCCGCCCTGGGCGCGGCCGACCCGCTCGGCATTGCCGCCGACCTGGCCGACGCGGCCGAGGCGGGGCGCCTCGCGGACAAGGACGACGCGGGCTATGCCCTCGCGCTTGCCGCCGAGATCGCGGAGAGCCGCACGAAGCTCGACGCCGCGCTTCGCTATGTGGAGCGCGCCGTGGAGGCGTACGGGGAAAGGGACGACAGTCAGGCCGGTGGGGCGAAGGCCCTGCGTGCGCGGATCCTGTTCCGGCTGGGTCGTGCCGACGAGGCGATGGCCTCGCTCGAGCCGCTGCGCCCGCTGCTGACCCAATACCCCGACGCGGCCGCCTACATCACCGCGGCCCTCGGTGCGGGTCAGGAGCACCGGCTCGCCGAGAAATGGCTGACCGAGGCCGTCCAGGATGCTCTGGCCGCCTCCGGCAGCACGACCGAGCCGTCGTCGGCCGAGGACGCCGGGGTGCTGTTCTTCCTGCTGCAGCAGCGGCACCGCCTGCGGCACGCCCTGGGCCTGCAACACGACACGCACGACAACCTGGCGGAGCGGCTCGAGACCCGGCTGGCCAACGCCGGCGCGGCGTCGAACGACCAGGTCGACCTGCTGTTCTTCCGGCAGCCCGAGTTCGACCGGCTGCTTTCCGAGCTCCCGGCGCTGACCTCGGCGTTCGGCGCGGACTGGGACGAGCACCGGGCGATCCTCGAGCGCGAGCTGGTGCGTCTGACCAACACCGGCCGTACGGGTCTGACCGTGCTGCCCGCCACGGTGGTGGGACTGACCGGTTTCGCCGGCGCCGACGGTGACGTGGCCGACGCCCGGACGCGGTCGGGCTACGCGCAGCAGCTGGCCGGGCGCGAGGGGCAGATCCCCTGGCCGCCGGAGCGCAATGCGGCGTGCTGGTGCGGTTCGGGCAACAAATACAAGAAGTGCTGCCTGCCGCGCTCGCGGTGA
- a CDS encoding NmrA family NAD(P)-binding protein yields MTIAVTTPTGNVGSRVVRLLVQAGERPRVLTRHPDKLPADLRPLVEVAQGDLLDPSYVAGALRGVDALFWACPESFAAPDPLADMVTMGAYAAAAVRAAGVAGVVQVSSVGAERRHGAGLIDGLARNEEQLRGTGADVLTLRCGYFFTNLLGMLDALRAGVLTTTMPLDRPQAWVDPRDIGEVAAARLLARRPGSSIAAVHGPADLSWAEAASILSAATGRPITAQQITDDELRRALLAAGLSEPAAAGVAGMTAGTRDDFVPEQKRDYATTTPTTLQAWAYATLRPLLE; encoded by the coding sequence ATGACGATCGCCGTGACCACGCCCACCGGAAATGTCGGCTCCCGTGTCGTCCGTCTGCTCGTGCAGGCGGGCGAGCGGCCACGCGTGCTCACGCGCCACCCCGACAAACTCCCCGCCGATCTGCGACCCCTCGTCGAGGTGGCGCAGGGCGACCTGCTCGATCCGTCGTACGTCGCGGGCGCCCTGCGAGGCGTCGACGCGCTGTTCTGGGCCTGCCCCGAGTCGTTCGCCGCGCCCGACCCGCTGGCCGACATGGTGACCATGGGCGCGTACGCCGCGGCCGCCGTCCGGGCCGCCGGAGTGGCCGGCGTTGTGCAGGTCAGCAGCGTGGGCGCCGAGCGGCGGCACGGCGCCGGCCTGATCGACGGCCTTGCCCGCAACGAGGAACAGCTGCGCGGCACCGGGGCCGACGTGTTGACGCTGCGCTGCGGTTACTTCTTCACCAACCTGCTCGGCATGCTCGACGCCCTGCGGGCGGGGGTGCTGACCACCACGATGCCGCTCGACCGTCCCCAGGCCTGGGTCGACCCGCGTGACATCGGCGAGGTGGCCGCGGCCCGCCTCCTGGCCCGCCGGCCCGGCAGCTCGATCGCGGCGGTGCACGGCCCGGCCGACCTGAGCTGGGCCGAGGCGGCGTCGATCCTGTCCGCCGCCACGGGCCGCCCGATCACGGCGCAGCAGATCACCGACGACGAGCTGCGCCGGGCCCTGCTCGCCGCCGGCCTGAGCGAGCCCGCCGCGGCCGGGGTGGCCGGCATGACCGCCGGCACCCGCGACGATTTCGTGCCCGAGCAGAAACGCGACTACGCGACCACCACCCCAACGACCCTGCAGGCGTGGGCCTACGCAACGCTGCGCCCCCTGCTGGAGTGA
- a CDS encoding glycoside hydrolase family 3 N-terminal domain-containing protein: MANVEDLLARMSAEEKAAQLTQYFYFKLPADAQPDPALGLDVEAQPRGVEEALTRGGAGSLLFVKDPAETNRLQRQAIEGNPQGVPLLFGFDVIHGLRTIFPVPIAMAASWDLETITRGQAVAGREARAVGIHWTFAPMVDIARDPRWGRIVEGAGEDPFLGAAVAAAQVKGFQQHIIAGPKHFAGYGAAVGGRDYDEANISEYELRNVYFPPFRAAIDAGAGNVMTAYMDLNGIPASASHWLFTEVLRDTWGFDGFVVSDANAVRNLVTHGYARDLPEAGARAVTAGVDMEMAMGEPAYGMIAGQVDDKVLDERARKILEAKDKLGLFDNPYVDEDAAREVLNDPAHRDAARVAAQRSAVLLRNEGNLLPLDPSALGSIAVVGPLADSRRDILGPWVFDFDLDETVTVLEGIRKAAGDAVRVDHVQGIPVAQRTFPSMFDMFGRNRPSDPEGFDPDAEFERAITVATAADVAVVVVGEWQNMIGEAASRSSLELPGRQLELLQAVVATGTPTVALVMNGRPLDLRWAVEHVPAILDIWYPGTQGGHAVADLLFGAVSPGGKLPFTWPRTAGQIPMTYAHTISHEPENQTRRYWDEASTPLFPFGHGLSYATFTYDDLTITQHSPVRDGLVTVSAEVTNESERDAAEVVQLYLHQRHGSASRPVRELKGFQRVVVPAGSSRRVEFTIGPEQRRYWHAAARDWVLDASTFDVWVGGSSEAELKGTFQVD; the protein is encoded by the coding sequence ATGGCCAACGTTGAGGACCTGCTGGCGCGGATGTCGGCCGAGGAGAAGGCGGCGCAGCTGACGCAGTACTTCTACTTCAAGCTGCCGGCCGACGCGCAGCCCGACCCTGCTCTGGGGCTTGACGTCGAGGCCCAGCCCCGCGGTGTCGAGGAAGCGCTGACTCGCGGCGGGGCCGGGTCGCTGTTGTTCGTGAAGGACCCGGCCGAGACGAACCGGCTGCAACGCCAGGCGATCGAGGGGAATCCGCAGGGGGTGCCGCTGCTCTTCGGGTTCGATGTGATCCACGGGCTGCGCACGATCTTCCCGGTGCCGATCGCCATGGCCGCGTCCTGGGATCTGGAGACGATCACCCGGGGCCAGGCCGTCGCCGGGCGGGAGGCGCGAGCCGTCGGCATCCACTGGACGTTCGCGCCAATGGTTGACATCGCCCGGGATCCGCGGTGGGGGCGCATCGTCGAGGGGGCCGGCGAGGACCCGTTCCTGGGCGCTGCCGTGGCGGCGGCGCAGGTCAAGGGCTTCCAGCAGCACATCATCGCCGGGCCGAAGCACTTCGCGGGTTACGGCGCGGCGGTCGGCGGGCGCGACTACGACGAGGCCAACATCAGCGAGTACGAGCTGCGGAACGTCTACTTCCCGCCTTTCCGGGCCGCGATCGACGCCGGCGCCGGGAACGTCATGACGGCGTACATGGATCTCAACGGCATCCCGGCCTCGGCCAGCCACTGGTTGTTCACCGAGGTGCTGCGGGACACGTGGGGTTTCGACGGGTTCGTGGTGAGCGACGCCAACGCCGTCCGCAACCTGGTCACCCACGGCTACGCACGTGACCTGCCCGAGGCGGGCGCCCGCGCGGTGACGGCCGGGGTCGACATGGAGATGGCCATGGGCGAGCCCGCGTACGGCATGATCGCCGGCCAGGTCGACGACAAGGTGCTCGACGAGCGGGCCCGCAAGATCCTCGAGGCCAAGGACAAGCTGGGCCTGTTCGACAACCCGTACGTGGATGAGGACGCGGCCCGCGAGGTCCTGAACGACCCGGCCCACCGCGACGCCGCCCGGGTGGCCGCCCAGCGCTCGGCCGTGCTGCTGCGCAACGAGGGCAACCTGCTCCCCCTCGACCCCTCCGCCCTCGGTTCGATCGCCGTCGTCGGCCCGCTCGCCGATTCCCGCCGCGACATCCTGGGCCCGTGGGTGTTCGACTTCGACCTCGACGAGACAGTCACCGTGCTGGAGGGCATCCGGAAGGCGGCGGGCGACGCCGTACGGGTCGACCACGTCCAGGGCATCCCGGTCGCGCAACGCACCTTCCCGTCGATGTTCGACATGTTCGGCCGCAACCGCCCGTCCGACCCCGAGGGTTTCGACCCCGACGCGGAGTTCGAGCGTGCGATCACCGTCGCCACCGCCGCCGACGTCGCCGTTGTTGTCGTGGGCGAGTGGCAGAACATGATCGGCGAGGCCGCGTCCCGGTCCTCGCTGGAGCTTCCCGGCCGCCAGCTCGAGCTGCTGCAGGCCGTGGTGGCCACCGGCACCCCGACGGTCGCGCTGGTCATGAACGGCCGCCCGCTCGACCTGCGCTGGGCCGTCGAGCACGTGCCGGCGATCCTCGACATCTGGTACCCGGGCACCCAGGGCGGTCACGCCGTCGCCGACCTGCTCTTCGGCGCGGTCTCCCCCGGTGGCAAGCTGCCGTTCACCTGGCCGCGCACGGCGGGGCAGATCCCGATGACGTACGCGCACACCATCTCGCACGAGCCGGAGAACCAGACCCGCCGTTACTGGGACGAGGCGAGCACCCCGCTGTTCCCGTTCGGGCACGGCCTGAGTTACGCCACGTTCACCTACGACGACCTCACGATCACCCAGCATTCCCCCGTACGGGATGGGCTTGTGACCGTGTCGGCCGAGGTGACCAACGAGTCGGAGCGCGACGCGGCCGAGGTTGTGCAGCTCTATCTGCACCAGCGCCACGGCAGCGCGTCCCGGCCCGTACGGGAACTGAAGGGTTTTCAGCGCGTCGTGGTGCCCGCCGGGTCGAGCCGGCGCGTCGAGTTCACGATCGGCCCCGAGCAGCGGCGCTACTGGCACGCCGCCGCCCGCGACTGGGTGCTCGACGCGTCCACCTTCGACGTCTGGGTCGGCGGCAGCTCCGAGGCCGAGCTGAAGGGCACGTTCCAGGTCGACTAA
- a CDS encoding SDR family oxidoreductase: protein MARTWFITGTSRGFGREWAEAALERGDRVAATARDVSTLDALVEAYGERVLPLPLDVTDRGAVIAALARAHENFGRLDVIVNNAGYGQFGMIEEVSEEEARLQIETNLFGALWVTQASLPYLRESGGGNIIQVSSIGGISAFPNIGIYNASKWGLEGFSQALAQEVALFGIKVTIVEPGGFSTDWGGASAKHATQLPEYDKVREIAAEGRRSRVSNPGDPRATRTAILKIVDAENPPLRVFFGEGPLGIATADYESRLAGWREWQPLAVEAQG, encoded by the coding sequence ATGGCCAGGACCTGGTTCATCACCGGCACTTCCCGCGGCTTCGGACGGGAATGGGCCGAGGCGGCGCTGGAACGGGGCGACCGCGTCGCGGCGACGGCGCGGGACGTTTCCACGCTTGACGCGCTCGTGGAGGCGTACGGGGAAAGGGTTCTGCCTCTCCCCCTGGACGTGACCGACCGTGGGGCCGTCATCGCGGCGCTGGCTCGGGCCCACGAGAACTTCGGGCGGCTCGACGTGATCGTCAACAACGCCGGCTACGGGCAGTTCGGCATGATCGAGGAGGTCAGCGAGGAAGAGGCGCGCCTGCAGATCGAGACCAACCTGTTCGGGGCGCTGTGGGTCACCCAGGCGTCGCTGCCGTACCTGCGGGAGAGCGGCGGCGGCAACATCATCCAGGTGTCGTCGATCGGCGGGATCTCGGCCTTCCCCAACATCGGCATCTACAACGCGTCGAAGTGGGGGCTCGAGGGCTTCAGCCAGGCCCTCGCGCAGGAGGTCGCGCTCTTCGGCATCAAGGTGACCATCGTCGAGCCGGGCGGGTTCAGCACCGACTGGGGTGGCGCGTCGGCCAAGCACGCGACGCAGCTGCCGGAGTACGACAAGGTGCGCGAGATCGCCGCCGAGGGCCGCCGCTCGCGGGTGTCCAACCCGGGCGACCCGCGAGCGACCCGCACGGCCATTCTCAAGATCGTGGACGCGGAGAACCCGCCGCTGCGTGTGTTCTTCGGCGAGGGTCCGCTCGGCATCGCGACCGCCGATTACGAGTCGCGCCTGGCCGGTTGGCGCGAATGGCAGCCGCTGGCGGTCGAGGCCCAGGGTTAG
- a CDS encoding copper resistance CopC family protein, with the protein MRRLMVVLAAVVAVSVPAVPAWAHAQLLSSAPAAGAVLPTSPAEVTLRFSEEPNPSFTTIVLSDTARTRIPTGPPAITSATVTVALEAPVADGVYTVAYRVVSKDGHTVQGSYVFTVGSSSSAPSPVAVPAASSRVVPPGVLLVFGVAAVALIGLAAYFALTARRALKSKQLP; encoded by the coding sequence ATGAGGCGTCTGATGGTGGTGCTGGCCGCGGTGGTGGCGGTGAGCGTGCCGGCCGTCCCGGCGTGGGCGCACGCTCAGTTGCTGTCGTCGGCGCCGGCCGCGGGGGCGGTGCTGCCCACCTCGCCGGCCGAGGTCACATTGCGCTTCAGCGAGGAACCGAACCCGTCGTTCACCACGATCGTCCTCAGCGACACAGCCCGTACGCGAATCCCAACCGGCCCACCGGCGATCACATCCGCGACGGTGACGGTGGCGCTGGAGGCGCCCGTGGCGGACGGTGTGTACACAGTTGCCTATCGGGTCGTGTCCAAGGACGGGCACACCGTGCAGGGCTCGTACGTCTTCACGGTCGGCTCGTCCTCGTCGGCGCCGTCCCCGGTAGCCGTGCCTGCCGCATCGTCCCGCGTCGTCCCGCCCGGCGTGCTCCTCGTCTTCGGCGTGGCCGCCGTCGCTCTCATCGGTTTGGCGGCGTACTTCGCCCTCACCGCCCGGCGCGCCTTGAAGTCGAAGCAGTTGCCATGA
- a CDS encoding Dyp-type peroxidase yields the protein MTTRRHLLAGGAAVAGLGVAGGAAVVATTGRESVPATAAALTTGTATVPFHGPRQAGVAEDPPAHAAFVAFTLPAGTDRRALARMMRLLTDDVARLTQGVPALGDTDAPLAVLPARLTVTFGFGPGLYRAAGLRPPVADLPKFRIDRLESRWSGGDLLLQICADDPLTVAHTQRMLIKDTRPFAAVRWVQQGFRRSPGVQAPEHTQRNLLGQLDGTANPRGAEIEPVVWNPDGSTTLVVRRIRAEIETWDKLAVTDKENAVGRRLESGAPLSGTKEHDEPDFAQLDESGLPAMPDFSHVTRARVTDPKLKILRRPYNYDGAPNAAGHPDSGLIFASYQRSITEQYLPIQQRLADKDLLNEWITPIGSAVFAVPPGCSPGGWIGEQVLT from the coding sequence GTGACGACACGCCGCCACTTGCTCGCCGGGGGAGCGGCGGTCGCCGGGCTCGGTGTGGCGGGCGGCGCCGCGGTGGTCGCCACGACCGGCCGGGAAAGTGTTCCCGCAACCGCCGCGGCGCTGACCACCGGGACGGCGACGGTGCCGTTCCACGGTCCGCGCCAGGCGGGCGTCGCCGAGGACCCGCCCGCCCACGCCGCGTTCGTCGCGTTCACCCTGCCCGCCGGCACCGACCGGCGGGCCCTGGCCCGGATGATGCGGCTGCTCACCGACGACGTCGCCCGGCTGACGCAGGGTGTGCCGGCGCTCGGCGACACCGACGCGCCCCTGGCCGTGCTGCCGGCCCGGCTCACGGTGACGTTCGGGTTCGGGCCGGGGCTCTATCGCGCCGCGGGGCTGAGACCCCCCGTCGCCGATCTGCCCAAGTTCCGCATCGACCGGCTCGAGAGCCGCTGGTCAGGAGGAGACCTGCTGCTGCAGATCTGCGCCGACGACCCGCTGACCGTCGCGCACACGCAGCGGATGCTCATCAAGGACACCCGGCCGTTCGCCGCCGTCCGCTGGGTGCAGCAGGGTTTCCGGCGCAGCCCCGGCGTGCAGGCCCCCGAACACACCCAGCGCAATCTGCTCGGCCAGCTCGACGGCACCGCCAACCCCCGCGGCGCCGAGATCGAACCCGTGGTGTGGAACCCGGACGGATCCACCACGCTGGTGGTGCGGCGGATCCGCGCCGAGATCGAGACCTGGGACAAACTGGCCGTCACCGACAAGGAGAACGCGGTCGGCCGGCGCCTCGAATCGGGAGCACCCCTGAGCGGCACGAAGGAGCACGACGAACCGGACTTCGCCCAACTCGACGAGTCGGGGCTGCCCGCGATGCCCGACTTCTCGCACGTCACCCGGGCCCGCGTGACCGATCCCAAACTGAAGATCCTGCGCCGCCCGTACAACTACGACGGCGCCCCGAACGCGGCCGGGCACCCCGACTCGGGTCTCATCTTCGCCTCGTACCAGCGGTCCATCACCGAGCAGTACCTCCCGATCCAGCAGCGGCTGGCCGACAAGGACCTGCTCAACGAGTGGATCACGCCGATCGGGTCCGCGGTGTTCGCTGTCCCGCCCGGCTGCTCGCCCGGCGGGTGGATCGGCGAACAGGTCCTGACATGA